TGTTTAGGCTGTGGTTTTCAACGAAGTTTTTTATTACTCATCAAGGGTAATTTAGTAGAGTCCTTTCTAATGTATCCTGCGCTTATACCATTACTATTAATGTTTGGATATTTAATTGTTCATCTTTTTCTAAAGTTTAAAAAAGGTGCTAAAACTCTTCAATATTTTTATATTTTAAATAGTATACTTATCATTACAAATTATATTATAAAATTCTAATACATTATATGGAAAACAAACAACAATTGCCAAATGCTACATTGGTATTAATATTCGGGATTGTATCAATAGTAACCTGTTTTTGCTACGGATTTCTGGGGTTAGTATTTGGTATCATTGCCTTAGTATTAGCTAAAAAAGCTAAAGAATTATATTTGGCAAATCCAGAATTATATACAGGATATGAAAACCTAAAAGCTGGTAGAATTTGTGCAATAATTGGTACTATATTAAGTTCTTTATATTTATTATTCTTTATTGGCTATATTATTTTTATGGGTGCTGCTTTAGTGCCATGGTCAGAAATATTTAATCAATAAAGTGTTTTTATAAAATAAAAAAAGGAGGCACAATGGCCTCCTTTTTTATTGTATATGAATTTTGAATAGTATTTCTCTATTTTTCAAATTCCTTTAACGTTTTGATAATAATACTCACACAATCCAGTAGTTGCTCTTTATTCATTACTAATGGCGGTGCAAAACGAATAATATTACCATGGGTTGGTTTAGCCAAAAGACCATTTTCTTTAAGCGCCACACAGATATTCCAGGCAGTATCACTATCCTCAGAATCATTGATTACAATCGCATTTAACAATCCTTTACCACGAACTAAATTCGCTATTTTAGATCCTTCAATGTACTTATCAAGTTCTGATCTAAATAATTGACCTAATTCTTCTGCATTTTCAGCTAATTTTTCATCTCTTACCACTTCTAAAGCTGCTACAGCTACTGCTGCTGCAACAGGGTTACCTCCAAAAGTACTACCGTGATTTCCTGGTCTTATAACACTCATGATTGTATCATTAGCCAAAACTCCCGATACAGGATATGCTCCTCCACTTAATGCTTTTCCAAGAATTAAGATATCTGGTTTAACATTTTCATGATCAACGGCTAGTAATTTTCCTGTACGTGCGATTCCTGTTTGAACTTCATCTGCAAGAAATAGTACATTATGTTTTTCACAAAGCGCTTTGGCTTTGGCCAAAAATCCTTCAGAAGGAACATAAACTCCCGCTTCTCCTTGTATAGGCTCTACCAAAAATCCTGCAACATTAGCATTACTTTCTAAAGCCTGTTCTAAAGCAGATAGATTATCATATTCAATTTTTATAAATCCTGCAGTATAGGGTCCAAAGTTTTTTCTAGCTACTTCATCATTCGAAAATGATATGATTGTTGTTGTTCTTCCATGAAAGTTATTTTCACATACAATAATCTGTGCCTCATTTTCTGGAATCCCTTTCTTCTCATATGCCCATTTCCTACATAGCTTCAATGCTGTTTCTACTGCTTCTGCTCCAGTATTCATTGGTAATAACTTATCAAAACCAAAATACTCAGTCGCAAACTTCTCGTATTCACCTAATTTATCATTATAAAAGGCTCGTGAGGTTAGTGTTAATGTTTGTGCCTGATTAACCATCGCTCCTACTATTTTAGGATGACAATGCCCTTGATTCACTGCAGAATATGCACTTAAAAAATCATAATACTTTTTACCTTCTACATCCCAAACGTATACACCTTCGCCTTTGTTTAAAACAACCGGCAATGGGTGATAATTATGAGCTCCGTACTTGTCTTCTAATTCAATTAAATGCTGTGATGACTTTTTCTCTAAGATTGCCATTATTCACGTATTAAAAATAAAACTTTACAATTCCTACTTCGACATAAAGCCCGGGAGAGAAATCATCCTATTGAAGTTGGTTGCAAATTACTAAATATAAGCTTCTTTCTAAAATCTTATTGTGATATTTTTCCAGCTATAGAAGATACCTGTAGTTCCAGCCTCTTAATTTCTCTTAATAGTGCATTTTTATCCATTTGCATCCAGGCAAATAGTTTGGTCATTCCTATAACCATAAAACAGATCGCTCCTCCTGCAAACCACTTTATCAGTTCGTTAGTATTATCTGTATTTAAAAATTGAATAATGCAATAGATCAAAAAACCAAAAGCTACTACAGTTGCAATATTCATCAATACAATAATCCATCTGTGTTTGGTATTAAAAAGCCCTCCTAACATTTCGAAAAGATTTTGCTCATCTAAATCATCATAAAATTTTGCTTCTTCCTGGCTCAATGTTTCTTTAATTAATTGATCTATATCTTTCATTTTATTCTCCATTATTTCTACTTTTTAAAATTAATTTCAGTTTTTCTCTAGCTGTAAACAAACGTGACTTAACGGTACCGGTCGAAACGTTTATAATATCACTTATTTGTTTAATGCTATACTCTTCTATATAAAAAAGGTTTAGTACTAACTGTTGATTATAAGGTAGTTTTTTAATTGAGTTTTTTAATAATACCATCGTATTTTGATTATTTTGAGTATCATCTTCAATACGATGATTTGTATTACAATCCTTATACACTTGTAAATGTTCTACTTCCTTTTTATGTTTTCGTAACCAATTAATAGCATTTCTGGTTACAATAGTCAATGCCCAACTCCCAAAACTATTAGAATCTTTTAGGCTATTGATTTTTAAAAAAATAGTACTCCAGCTATCCTGAGCAATATCTTTTGAAATTTCTATATCTCGAGTGTACCAATATGCCTGTTTACATAGTTTTGCATGCCATCTTTTCACAAGAAGAGTTACTGCTTTCTTGCTTCCCGACTGGCATTGTAAAACCAACAAAGAATCAATTGTTTTATTGGTGTTTGTCATATGGGTCTTTATAGTATAGACGTAGAAATAATAAATAGGTTCATTTTTTTATTTCTTTTTTCTAAGATATATTGAAAATTTAATAAGTATATGCTTTCTATTCTTATTTTTGCGCTATGGCAAGGAAAAACAGAAGACAAATCTTTGAGAATATCGAAGTTATTGATGCGGGAGCAAAGGGAAAAAGTATTGCTAAAGCCCCTGATGGAAAGGTAATTTTTATTAACAATGCAGTTCCTGGAGATGTAGCAGATATCCAAACTACCAAAAAACGTAAAGCCTTTTATGAAGGTTCTGCTACTACTTTTCATAAGCTATCAGACAAACGTACCGAACCCACTTGTGAACATTTTGGAACTTGTGGAGGCTGTAAATGGCAATTTATGGGTTATGAACACCAACTGGCTTATAAACAACAAGAAGTTGTAAATAACCTAACCCGATTGGGTAAAATTGAACTACCCGAAGTAAATTCGATACTTGGCTCCGAGGATCAATTCTTTTATAGAAATAAAATGGAATTTTCGTTTAGTGATAGCAGATGGCTAACTCTTGATGAAATTAGAAGTGATTCTGAAATTCAAAATAGAAATGCATTGGGGTTTCATATTCCAGGAATGTGGGATAAAATTTTAGATATCAATAAATGTCATCTACAGGAAGATCCAAGTAATGATATCAGAAATAAGGTAAAAGCTTTTGCCACAGAAAACAACCTCTCCTTTTACAATGCAAGAAATCAACATGGTTTTTTGCGTACATTAATGATTAGAATTGCATCTACCGGAGAAATTATGGTTTTGCTTCAATTTTTTCATGAAGATATAGAAAAAAGAACACTACTATTAGATTATATGGTTTCAGAATTCCCAGAAATCACTTCGCTTCAGTATACAATAAATCCAAAAGGTAATGATACTATCTATGATCAAGAGGTTATTTGTTACAAAGGAAAAGATTACATCGAAGAAGAAATGGAAGGGTTACGGTTTAGAATTAATGCCAAGTCTTTTTATCAAACAAATTCTAAACAAGCTTACGAATTATATAAAGTAACCCGGGATTTTGCCAATCTTACCGGAGAAGAATTAGTATATGATCTATATACAGGAACCGGTACTATAGCACAGTTTGTTGCAAAAAAAGCAAAAAAAGTAATTGGTGTAGAAGCTGTTCCTGAAGCTATAGAAGATGCAAAAGAAAATGCAAAGCGTAATAGTATCGACAATGTAGAGTTTTACGTTGGGGATATGAAAAAAGTATTCACCAAAGATTTTATTTCTCAACATGGGCAACCCGAAGTGGTAATTACAGATCCACCAAGAGATGGAATGCATAAAGATGTTGTAGGACAATTATTAAACATTTCTCCTCAAAAAATAGTGTATGTAAGCTGTAATAGTGCAACACAAGCACGTGATCTTTCATTATTAAATGAAATGTATAAGGTAAGTAAAGTTCAACCAGTCGATATGTTCCCGCAAACATATCATGTTGAAAATGTAGTATTACTCGAAAAGAGATAAATACAACTAGTTTTTTTATATTAAAAAAACAGTTTTAATTCTTATTACATTTTCACTGATTAAAAAATAGAAATCAGACTCTAATTATTTGATGAATTATAATTTCATCATGTATTTCATCGATTTTTTTAATCATTACATATTAGAACACCCAATTATCATGAAATCCATTGATAATAGTCGCTTTACCAACAAATAATTCATTTTTTTAACAAAAATTACACTACTAACTGATTATCAGTAAGTTGAACCTATCTATTTAAATTTAATCATTACGGTTTTACCATAAAAAGTTAACTCAAAAACCACATATGATATCATGAGTTATTTCCTACATTTGTACTCGAAGATTGCTACTACAATAAATTTATAATCAAACCTAAGTTTACCAAAACTAATAGTTATGAGAAATGTAGTAAAAATACCCCTGATCTTCATTCTTCTTATTTTAATTTATTTCTTATTTACTACCGGTTCCAGTTATACTGGTCAACATCAAATTAACGAAACCAAAAATCAAGTTGCACAAGAAGCCATAAAACAATATAACATTGTTAAACGAAATGGTCCTGGTATAGAAGCATCATTACATGCAGGATTCGTTGCAGAAGCCTTTCTTCAAATCGGAGATAAAGAAAATTATACTAAATGGACAAAAATAAAAGAACAAGAAGAACGTGATGCAAAAAATGCTAACGTTAACTTACCATAATTTTTTTCACACACGAACTACTCACTACCACCAAGGCTTACAATGATGATATTGAACTTAAAAAAAGGAGAGTTTATAATAAAACTCTTCGTAATACCAATTATATGTATTACAATAATAACTGGAGCTGTTTTATACAATCTATACCATAACGATAATGCTCAAATCACCAGTTCTAAAAACAATAAAAACCCATTTTATTTTCACAAATCCGAGGCATTAACTGCATCATACTCCATCATCAATAAAAGGTTACGATCATCAACTATTATTTCTTTTGGAGAAAGTGACAAAGATGTTAGGATCGTTAATGATTCTACATTCACAGTAATCAATTATGTTGATTGGATAAACCAGGAAGGTGAAAACAAAAGAAATTATTACTGTTGTACTGTAATTTTTAATCACAACTGTAAAGCAAAAGCCCGAAATCTGGTTTTTATGGATTAATCACACCCTTTAGATTATGGCAACTTGATGTAGCAATCTTCTACATTTTCTATTGTGGTGGCCGGGAGCTGTTAAAAGTTCCCGGTTTTTAAAACAAAATTATAATCACCAAAAACTTCACAAGAATCAAAATATGATATAAACAGCAACACACCTACTTTATTCGAGTCTTTTATTTTTAAGAAATAACCAGTACGAATTGGTTTATCTTTTTTATTTTTGGTCACGCAAATAGCAATTCGAAACTTATTTTGTTTCAATATTTTTGCATTCATCTAACCATATTTTATTCTCGTAGTATCGAGGGTAATTACAAAAAACCATATTCAGTAATGCTATGGTTGAGATAGAAAAAAATACTATATGAGAGTATACAAATATTTATTTTTTATATTAATAGGAGGCTTGGTTTTATATTCAAATTTAAGCTGTGAACGAGATGACATATGTGCAGAAGGTACTCCTACTACACCTTTTTTAGTTATAAAGTTTATTGACTTTGATGCGGGTACCCAGGTAAAATCTCCATCAGAATTACAGGTAAAAGCAGTTGGTATAGAAACTCCTTTTACTTTGGGTACAGTTACAGATTCTATCCTAATTCCTCTAAGAAATGATGTATCGATTACTGAATATGAATTTACTATAAATTCTGACACGACTAATAATAGTGATACCGATCCCCTTCCTAATAAAGATACTGTAAGTTTTCAATACACAACAGAAGAAGAATATGTAAGTAGTGCTTGTGGGTTTAAGATTAATTACAAAGGTCTTACTGTATCTCCTGCAGAAGCGGGAGATGATGGGAGCTGGATCAAAAATATAACAATACAAAGAGAGAACGTAACCGATGAAACAACTGCACACGTATTTATTTTTCATTAGCATACTGATTACCAGTTTTTTCTATGGGCAAGAAGAACCAAAAGTTAGTGCAAAAGACACTCTTCCTCCTGCAGAAAAATATGGTTTTAGAGCAGGAGTTGACCTCGGTCGATTAATCAGAACAGCAGTAGATGATAACTATTCTGGATTTGAAATTGTTGGAGATTACAGGTTTTATAAAAAATTCTATCTCGCTGCAGAAATAGGTAATGAATCCTTGATAAGAGATGAAGAGAATATTAACACAAAAGGATCTGGAAGCTATGCAAGAGTCGGTATAGATTATAACATATACGATAATTGGTACGGAATGCAGAATAGCATCTACGTAGGGCTACGGTATGGGTTTTCTACTTTTGAACAAACGTTAAACGATTATTCTATTTTTACAAGCACAAATTATTTTGGACCAAACCAAATAACCGAAAGTATCAAATCTGATGGCTTAAATGCCAGCTGGATAGAATTAGTTCTTGGTATCAAAGTAGAACTTATAAATAATCTATATCTGGGAGCCAATGTATCTCTTAGAACTCTAGTAAGTGAAAAAAAACCTGATAGATTCGATAATCTATATATTCCTGGATTTGGTCGTACTAATGATTATAGTAGTATCGGTGTAGGATACGGATATTCTATAAGTTATCTGATTCCCTTTTTTAAGAAAAAAAAGTAGTCTAAGTCACCTCTTTCCTCCTACCTCTTGCTTATTTGTCCAGATATATTCTGTAATACTCTCATCAAAATAAGCCAGTACAATCATTTTACCTGGTATTCCATCAATTATTATAGGGTATTGCTTATCTTGTTTGGATATTTTATCATCTCATACTCGTTCACATGAAATCATTTAACACGCTTTGTTTTCTTTTTTTAGTACCTGTAAGTATGGTCTTCTCTCAGGATCGAATTACTGGTAAAAGTTTTGCTACACGATCTGAAATAATTACTACCCACGCAATGGCTGCCACTAGTCACCCTTTGGCTACGCAAACTGCTCTAGATATTTTAAAGCAAGGAGGTAATGCAATTGATGCTGCAATCGCTGCTAATGCAATGCTTGGGTTAATGGAACCCACAGGAAACGGGATAGGCGGTGACTTGTTTGCTATTGTATGGGATGCTAAAACCCAAAAATTATATGGATTAAATGCTAGTGGACGATCTCCCGAAAAATTAACTTTAGAATATTTTAAGAAAAACAACCATATAAAAATACCTTCTCATGGTGCTCTTCCTGTTTCTGTTCCTGGCTGTGTAGATGGATGGTATGAGCTACATGGTAAGTTTGGTAAATTAAGTATGAAAAATATTTTGCAACCTACTATTAATTATGCTCGTGAAGGTTTTCCTGTGACCGAACTGGTTTCATATTATATGCAATTAAGTGCTAAATTTTTATCAAAATACCCTGGTTTTAAAACTACGTATATGCCAAAGGGTTCTGCTCCGAAAAAAGGAGAAATTTTTAAAAACCCTTTTTTAGCGAATACACTTGAAAAAATTGCAAATGAAGGTAGAGATGCTTTCTATAAAGGAGATATTGCTAAAACTATTGCAAAGTATATGAAAGAAAACGGTGGATTTCTGAGCTATGATGATCTAAAAAATCATACCTCAGAATGGGTAGAGCCTGTATCTACAAACTATCGAGGATACGATGTATGGGAATTACCTCCAAACGGCCAAGGAATAGCTGCCTTACAAATGCTAAATATTCTTGAAAAATATGATCTCAAATCTATGGGGTTTGGTACAACAGAATATCTGCACATTTTAACTGAAGCTAAAAAGCTAGCCTATGAGGATCGGGCAAAATTTTATGCAGATCCAGATTTTAATACTATTCCTGTAGACCAGCTTGTCTCTAAGAATTATGCTGATCAAAGAAGAAAACTTATTGATAAAAACCAAGCTGCAAAAACATATGACGCCGGGAATCTTAATGATGGAGATACCATATATCTTACCGTTGCAGATGAAGAAGGAAATATGGTGTCCTTGATACAAAGTAATTATAGAGGTATGGGATCTGGAATGACACCAACCAAACTCGGTTTTATTTTACAAGACAGAGGTGAGTTGTTTTCATTGAAAGAAGGTCATTTTAATACATATGAACCTAAAAAAAGACCTTTTCATACCATTATTCCCGCATTTGTTACCAAAGATGGAAAACCTTTTATGAGTTTTGGGCTTATGGGTGGAGGTATGCAACCTCAAGGACATGTACAGATTATCGTAAACATGATTGATTTTGGAATGAACCTACAGGAAGCTGGTGATGCCCCCAGAATAAATCATATGGGATCATCGCAACCCACAGGAGAAGAAATGACCAACGGAGGAACACTACATATTGAATCCGGAATTTCATATGAAACAATTAGAGGTCTGCTTTCAAAAGGTCATAACATATCCTATGCTTTAGGCCCATATGGAGGCTACCAAGCTATTATGATAAAAGATGGTGTTTATTACGGAGCTTCTGAATCCCGTAAAGATGGCCAGGCAGCAGGATATTAATCTATATCAAACCCTATAAATCAATTATTCCTCTACAAATGGTGCACCCGCCTCCTGTAATGCTTTTGAAAATGAATTTATCTCATTCTTTAAAGCAGTGAACTTAGAAGTAATACTTTTTAATTGGTCATCGATTATCTTCATCGTCTCCAAATGTGTACTGGTTGGCCCATAAGTAGATCGCTCTACACCTTTATAAATAGAAAACATCCTATATTCGATGGTAGGTCTTGTCTTCTCACCTACTTGTTGTTTAGAAGTATTTCCGAAGAATTCCTTATTTAGATTTGCTATTCGTTGTTCTAAAATATTTAAGCGATTATCCAGATCACCAGGAGCACTATTTGTTCTTAATAAGGCAGTTCTCATAGCTTTAATACGTTTTCCTGCCTTATTTACTTTCATACTTAGAGTAGAAACTCTACCAATTGTATTTTCATAACTTCTCCAGAATGTTGTCACTTTTTCAAGTGCTGCCCCCTTTAATGTACCATTGTACATGCGCTTAACCATAAAAGAAACAGGATCTGAAAGCTGAGTTACTTTTCCATTTACAACTTTGGATAATGTAGCTGTATACTTTCCCGGAGCAGCCATAAACCCACGGGGAGATCCATATAAATTTTCTTGTTTTTCTAAAAAAATTGCGTTTGTAGCTGGATATCGTAAATCCCATGCTACTCTATGAAAACCAGATGTAACAGGTCCTTCGATCCTACGAATGGTTTTTCCCGAGCTATTTGTTATTGCCAATAGTATACGAGGTTTACTTTCTGTTCGCTCTGTTTCTACATTATCCCAGCCAGGAAAAGCTATATTTTTTCCTTTATTCTTTTTCTCTATCTCTTGTCGGTTTTCTTTACTAGTTTTTAACCCATCCTTTAAGTAGTATGTTAATACGGCTCCAAAGTCTGGATTAGGAGCCACATAGTGCGAAGCTCCCTGGCTTCCTTTTTTATCATCAAAACTTAAACTAGGTCTTGGGATGTACCACCATGCATCTCTAGTTGGGAATAGTGTGGCTTCTTTTTTCAATTTATCTTCAGAAATACTTCTTAAAAGAGAAAAATCGTCAAATACAAAAAAACCTCTCCCAAAAGAAGCACCTACTAGATCATTCTCTTTACGCTGAATTACCAAATCACGAAACGAAATTGTAGGTACGCCTCCTTTCAGCTTTACCCAACGATTACCTCCATTTATAGTAAAATAAATCCCATATTCTGTAGCTGCAAACAAAAGATTAGGTTGTACATGATCCTGAACAATTCTCCACACCAACGTCCTTTTCGGAAGATTTCCTTTTATAGATTTCCATGTCCTTCCATTATCAGCACTCTTTACCAAATAAGGATTAAAATCTCCATATTTATGATTATCAAGAGCTACATATACCGTGTTTGCATCAAAAAGATCTGCCTTAATATCATTAACAAAAGCTGTTGCGGGAACTCCAGGCAGTGTACCTACATCAATTTTTCGCCAACTATTCCCTCCATCTTCTGTCGCTTGAATAATCCCATCATCGGTCCCTGCATAAAGTACATCTTCTTGTTTTGGAGATTCTGCTATCGAAGTGATTGTATTATAATTAGACATCGCCAAGAAATCCCAGGGCGCATCCCATGATTGTTTTTTACCCATAATAGACAATTCTATTCTTTCCTGATTTTTGGTTAAATCTCCTGATATAGCTTTCCATTTATCTCCTCTATTATCAGATCTCCATACACGATGAGAAGCAAAATAGATACGAGCAGGGTCATGAGCACTCACCAAAATCGGTGCATCCCAATTAAAACGCTCAAAATTCTCTTCTGCTGTGGGCTGGGGTTGGATATCAATCACTTCTCCTGTACTTAGATCTACACGAGTTAGATTTCCTTCTTGTCGCTCTGCATACATAATATTAGGGTTACCAGGTTCTGTAGCAGGTTGATGACCATCCCAATTTAATACAATCTTCCAGTCAGAATTTTGAATGCCATGTAAATTATCTGTTCGTGATGGTCCCCCTTGTGTACTATTATCTTGGGTTCCTCCATAAATATTGTAAAAAGGCTCAGAATCATCTACAGCCACTTTATAATATTGTGTTACCGGAAGGTTTTCTATAAACCTCCAATTTTTAGTAAGATCAAAAGTTTCATACAGCCCTCCATCTGTTCCTACCAAAAGGTAATCAGGGTCTTCTTTCTTAAAAGCTATAGCATGATTATCGCCATGCTTATGCTCTTCATTCATTCTTGTAAACGTTTTTCCTCCATCTACAGAGATTTGCATTGTATTATCTACCAGATATAGTCTTTCAAAATGATGAGGCGATGCATATAACTCTTGATAATAATGTGGTCCTGTAGCCCCTGCAACAGCATTAGATTGTTTTTCCCAGGTAGTACCACGATCTGCAGAACGATATACTCCTCCGGTTCTTCGATCTAGTTCAATAGCTGCATATAAAATATCGGGGTGTTGTGGTGAAATAGCTAATCCTATCTTACCCATCCAGGACTTAGGAAGTCCATTTTTGAGTCTTTCCCATGTTTCACCTCCATCTGTACTACGATACAACCCTGATCCCGGGCCTCCTCCCATATAAGCAGCAACTGTACGATGTCTCTGCCATGTAGCTGCATAAAGTTGATCTGGATTTCTGGGGTCTATAACCAAATCGGTAACACCAACCCAGGTATCATCTCCTAGTGTTTTTTTCCATGTTTTTCCGCCATCAATAGATTTATATAACCCTCGATCTCCTCCTTTTTTCCATAGAGGACCTTGAACGGCGGCCCAAATTACATTAGAGTTTTCTGGATGTATAATAATTTTAGAAATATGTTCTGATGCTTTTAACCCCATATTAGTCCATGAAGCTCCCCCATCATCACTGCGATAAATACCATCACCATATCCCATATGTCGTCCTCCTACATTCTCGCCAGTACCTATCCAGATCGTATTATGATTTACAGGATCTATAGTCACACAACCAATAGAATATGATATTTGATCATCAAATATTGGTTTCCAGGTAGTTCCTGAGTTTACAGTTTTCCATACTCCTCCCGAACCAACAGCGACATACCAAATACTTTCGTTTTTGGGGTGAATCGCAACATCTGCAATCCTACCAGACATAAAAGCCGGGCCTATGTTTCTTAATTTTAATCCAGAGAATACTGAATCTGATAATGCAGTAGATATTTCTTGTTTCGCTTTAGCACGTTGCCCATAGATTGAAACAGTAAATGCAAGCAAAAATAGTATGAAAAAGAATTGTGTGAATTTTGTTTTCATGAGAATATAATTGATGGTTAGCTTCAAAAAGAAGTAGAAAATTATTGTTATTTCAATAATAATCTCTTAACAAAAACATAAAAGTGCATAAATATTATTTTTACACTTTTATATTTTCCTCTTTTCAGCTTTAGATTACTAGCTTTTAAAGCCTAAAG
This region of Aquimarina spinulae genomic DNA includes:
- a CDS encoding DUF2752 domain-containing protein, whose product is MEQFINYIESNLLQCPTKKLMGIDCLGCGFQRSFLLLIKGNLVESFLMYPALIPLLLMFGYLIVHLFLKFKKGAKTLQYFYILNSILIITNYIIKF
- a CDS encoding CCC motif membrane protein, with the translated sequence MENKQQLPNATLVLIFGIVSIVTCFCYGFLGLVFGIIALVLAKKAKELYLANPELYTGYENLKAGRICAIIGTILSSLYLLFFIGYIIFMGAALVPWSEIFNQ
- the rocD gene encoding ornithine--oxo-acid transaminase; protein product: MAILEKKSSQHLIELEDKYGAHNYHPLPVVLNKGEGVYVWDVEGKKYYDFLSAYSAVNQGHCHPKIVGAMVNQAQTLTLTSRAFYNDKLGEYEKFATEYFGFDKLLPMNTGAEAVETALKLCRKWAYEKKGIPENEAQIIVCENNFHGRTTTIISFSNDEVARKNFGPYTAGFIKIEYDNLSALEQALESNANVAGFLVEPIQGEAGVYVPSEGFLAKAKALCEKHNVLFLADEVQTGIARTGKLLAVDHENVKPDILILGKALSGGAYPVSGVLANDTIMSVIRPGNHGSTFGGNPVAAAVAVAALEVVRDEKLAENAEELGQLFRSELDKYIEGSKIANLVRGKGLLNAIVINDSEDSDTAWNICVALKENGLLAKPTHGNIIRFAPPLVMNKEQLLDCVSIIIKTLKEFEK
- a CDS encoding DUF6768 family protein; this translates as MENKMKDIDQLIKETLSQEEAKFYDDLDEQNLFEMLGGLFNTKHRWIIVLMNIATVVAFGFLIYCIIQFLNTDNTNELIKWFAGGAICFMVIGMTKLFAWMQMDKNALLREIKRLELQVSSIAGKISQ
- a CDS encoding RNA polymerase sigma factor gives rise to the protein MTNTNKTIDSLLVLQCQSGSKKAVTLLVKRWHAKLCKQAYWYTRDIEISKDIAQDSWSTIFLKINSLKDSNSFGSWALTIVTRNAINWLRKHKKEVEHLQVYKDCNTNHRIEDDTQNNQNTMVLLKNSIKKLPYNQQLVLNLFYIEEYSIKQISDIINVSTGTVKSRLFTAREKLKLILKSRNNGE
- the rlmD gene encoding 23S rRNA (uracil(1939)-C(5))-methyltransferase RlmD, with protein sequence MARKNRRQIFENIEVIDAGAKGKSIAKAPDGKVIFINNAVPGDVADIQTTKKRKAFYEGSATTFHKLSDKRTEPTCEHFGTCGGCKWQFMGYEHQLAYKQQEVVNNLTRLGKIELPEVNSILGSEDQFFYRNKMEFSFSDSRWLTLDEIRSDSEIQNRNALGFHIPGMWDKILDINKCHLQEDPSNDIRNKVKAFATENNLSFYNARNQHGFLRTLMIRIASTGEIMVLLQFFHEDIEKRTLLLDYMVSEFPEITSLQYTINPKGNDTIYDQEVICYKGKDYIEEEMEGLRFRINAKSFYQTNSKQAYELYKVTRDFANLTGEELVYDLYTGTGTIAQFVAKKAKKVIGVEAVPEAIEDAKENAKRNSIDNVEFYVGDMKKVFTKDFISQHGQPEVVITDPPRDGMHKDVVGQLLNISPQKIVYVSCNSATQARDLSLLNEMYKVSKVQPVDMFPQTYHVENVVLLEKR
- a CDS encoding DUF6452 family protein, which produces MRVYKYLFFILIGGLVLYSNLSCERDDICAEGTPTTPFLVIKFIDFDAGTQVKSPSELQVKAVGIETPFTLGTVTDSILIPLRNDVSITEYEFTINSDTTNNSDTDPLPNKDTVSFQYTTEEEYVSSACGFKINYKGLTVSPAEAGDDGSWIKNITIQRENVTDETTAHVFIFH
- a CDS encoding DUF6048 family protein, whose translation is MKQLHTYLFFISILITSFFYGQEEPKVSAKDTLPPAEKYGFRAGVDLGRLIRTAVDDNYSGFEIVGDYRFYKKFYLAAEIGNESLIRDEENINTKGSGSYARVGIDYNIYDNWYGMQNSIYVGLRYGFSTFEQTLNDYSIFTSTNYFGPNQITESIKSDGLNASWIELVLGIKVELINNLYLGANVSLRTLVSEKKPDRFDNLYIPGFGRTNDYSSIGVGYGYSISYLIPFFKKKK
- the ggt gene encoding gamma-glutamyltransferase, which gives rise to MKSFNTLCFLFLVPVSMVFSQDRITGKSFATRSEIITTHAMAATSHPLATQTALDILKQGGNAIDAAIAANAMLGLMEPTGNGIGGDLFAIVWDAKTQKLYGLNASGRSPEKLTLEYFKKNNHIKIPSHGALPVSVPGCVDGWYELHGKFGKLSMKNILQPTINYAREGFPVTELVSYYMQLSAKFLSKYPGFKTTYMPKGSAPKKGEIFKNPFLANTLEKIANEGRDAFYKGDIAKTIAKYMKENGGFLSYDDLKNHTSEWVEPVSTNYRGYDVWELPPNGQGIAALQMLNILEKYDLKSMGFGTTEYLHILTEAKKLAYEDRAKFYADPDFNTIPVDQLVSKNYADQRRKLIDKNQAAKTYDAGNLNDGDTIYLTVADEEGNMVSLIQSNYRGMGSGMTPTKLGFILQDRGELFSLKEGHFNTYEPKKRPFHTIIPAFVTKDGKPFMSFGLMGGGMQPQGHVQIIVNMIDFGMNLQEAGDAPRINHMGSSQPTGEEMTNGGTLHIESGISYETIRGLLSKGHNISYALGPYGGYQAIMIKDGVYYGASESRKDGQAAGY